From a single Paraburkholderia edwinii genomic region:
- a CDS encoding winged helix-turn-helix transcriptional regulator produces the protein MQIAFYTQNDHLFREIDKAFEEDGNYRCIRFTSELPLIRFLERHDAALVLFDSGRSVAAGRGVLSWRACHFRRDLPVMMIGQSWDTDSIIEALDAGVDEIAVGTPSAKEVLARARRTIAKNGGGTNSDSRISLGEYTIDRSTSAISINGQHIKLTARELTLAWLLFANAGTLLTREQIARAVWGKEAIIASRSIEQHIYKLRSKLSLGEHSNLQLKTVYSIGYVFDLVRTRPATVASARIGEAVVAHPF, from the coding sequence ATGCAGATTGCCTTTTACACACAAAACGACCATCTGTTTCGCGAGATCGACAAGGCATTCGAAGAGGACGGCAATTACCGCTGCATCCGCTTTACGAGCGAGCTTCCGTTGATCCGTTTTCTCGAGCGCCACGACGCGGCGCTCGTGCTGTTCGACTCGGGCCGTAGCGTCGCGGCCGGCCGCGGCGTACTGTCGTGGCGCGCCTGTCACTTCCGCCGCGATTTGCCGGTGATGATGATTGGCCAGTCGTGGGACACGGACAGCATCATCGAGGCGCTCGACGCCGGCGTCGACGAGATCGCGGTCGGCACGCCAAGCGCGAAGGAAGTGCTGGCGCGCGCGCGCCGCACGATCGCGAAGAACGGCGGCGGCACGAATTCGGACAGCCGCATTTCGCTTGGCGAATACACGATCGACCGCTCGACGAGCGCCATCAGCATCAACGGCCAGCACATCAAGCTGACCGCACGCGAACTGACGCTCGCGTGGCTGCTGTTTGCGAACGCCGGCACCCTGCTCACGCGCGAACAGATTGCGCGCGCGGTCTGGGGCAAGGAGGCGATCATCGCGAGCCGTTCGATCGAGCAGCATATCTACAAGCTCCGCAGCAAACTGTCGCTCGGTGAGCACAGCAATCTCCAGCTTAAAACCGTCTATTCGATCGGCTACGTGTTCGACCTCGTCAGAACGCGGCCCGCCACGGTCGCGTCTGCGAGAATCGGCGAAGCCGTCGTCGCCCATCCGTTCTGA
- a CDS encoding helix-turn-helix transcriptional regulator, translated as MLATFYFPYVSMLTSTSIPPALTELISEGRIQAAAAQASRHVDTCDPDLLPGLLQLHGDLQMAVGMDVDAEESYREAQKLMRTSKEQVRFASCRNAGWQALFRCRYGTAMSCFMRLVDQPGSDLALRLEGYFGMFGVLFGLGRLRDADGVLDALDDLIDDSSTTLKNARGWRELLTAVRFDVATQSELRSHPELSDHVYWQSGLAGEGAPRIAPMQGTTPRVSTYTVQTPLLRARTDYLKQLMQLANGQRDVGHVLGAHADWAGKQGIASYQGAVRIEIVLASLAGGAPALAESILTLLNAEVRMPQSHRQLEYLYCFAKLRHQQERNAESLRVYTRYALTAMRCIRDEAGALARYAQRTVRVPEQLDDIGARLPARYRRAYRYLVDNLDRKDLSIREIAGEIGVTERALQSAFKSSLGSTPSEIVRRLRMERIRAELQTSEGAHENGILATANKWGVSNRSTLVNSYRREFNEAPSDTLNR; from the coding sequence ATGCTTGCCACTTTCTACTTCCCGTACGTCTCGATGTTGACGTCGACATCGATCCCTCCCGCATTGACCGAGCTCATTTCCGAGGGCCGGATACAGGCCGCCGCCGCCCAGGCGTCGCGCCACGTCGATACCTGCGATCCCGATCTGCTACCCGGCCTGCTGCAGTTGCACGGCGACCTGCAGATGGCGGTCGGCATGGATGTCGATGCCGAGGAGTCGTATCGGGAAGCACAAAAGCTGATGCGCACGTCGAAAGAGCAGGTGCGCTTCGCGTCGTGCCGCAACGCCGGCTGGCAGGCGCTGTTCCGCTGCCGCTACGGCACCGCGATGTCGTGCTTCATGCGCCTCGTCGACCAGCCGGGCAGCGACCTGGCGCTGCGTCTGGAAGGCTACTTCGGCATGTTCGGCGTGCTGTTCGGCCTTGGCCGCCTGCGGGATGCCGACGGCGTGCTCGATGCGCTCGACGATCTGATCGACGACTCGAGCACGACGCTCAAGAACGCCCGAGGCTGGCGCGAATTGCTGACCGCCGTGCGTTTCGACGTCGCGACGCAAAGCGAGCTGCGCTCGCATCCGGAGCTGAGCGACCACGTTTACTGGCAGTCGGGCCTTGCCGGCGAAGGCGCACCGCGCATCGCGCCGATGCAGGGCACGACGCCGCGCGTGAGCACGTACACGGTGCAAACTCCGCTGCTGCGCGCACGGACCGACTATCTGAAGCAGCTGATGCAGCTCGCGAACGGCCAGCGCGACGTCGGCCATGTGCTCGGCGCGCATGCGGACTGGGCTGGCAAGCAGGGCATCGCGAGCTACCAGGGCGCGGTGCGCATCGAGATCGTCCTCGCAAGTCTCGCCGGCGGCGCGCCGGCGCTGGCCGAATCGATTCTCACGCTGCTCAATGCGGAAGTGCGGATGCCGCAAAGCCACCGGCAGCTCGAGTATCTGTACTGCTTCGCGAAGCTGCGTCATCAGCAGGAGCGCAACGCGGAATCGCTGCGCGTCTACACGCGCTACGCGCTGACGGCGATGCGCTGTATCCGCGATGAGGCGGGAGCGCTCGCGCGCTATGCGCAGCGCACCGTGCGTGTGCCGGAGCAACTCGACGATATCGGCGCACGGTTGCCCGCGCGTTATCGCCGCGCGTACCGCTATCTCGTCGATAACCTCGATCGCAAGGATCTGTCGATTCGCGAGATCGCCGGTGAAATCGGCGTGACCGAGCGTGCATTGCAAAGCGCATTCAAGAGCAGCCTTGGTTCGACGCCGAGCGAAATCGTACGCCGCCTGCGTATGGAGCGCATCCGCGCCGAGCTGCAGACGTCCGAAGGCGCGCACGAAAACGGCATCCTGGCGACGGCGAACAAGTGGGGCGTCAGCAACCGCTCGACGCTTGTGAACAGCTATCGCCGCGAGTTCAACGAAGCGCCGTCCGATACGCTGAATCGCTAA
- a CDS encoding peroxiredoxin translates to MSTLYLGDTVPDFEQDTSIGRIRFFDWAGDSWVVLFSHPADFTPVCTTELGLTGKLQPEFDKRNVKAIAISVDDAASHRAWIGDIEDTQKTVVGFPIIADKDRTVATLFDMIHPNQSGMATVRAVFIIDPQRKLRLTLTYPMSIGRNFDEILRVIDALQLSDAHGVATPGNWQAGDDVIIPLSIQDEETIRQRFPKGYRAERPYLRYTPQPDK, encoded by the coding sequence ATGAGCACGCTTTACCTCGGCGACACCGTGCCCGACTTCGAGCAGGACACGTCGATCGGCAGGATCCGTTTCTTCGACTGGGCAGGTGACTCGTGGGTCGTGCTGTTTTCGCACCCGGCCGACTTCACGCCCGTATGCACGACCGAATTAGGCCTTACAGGCAAACTTCAGCCGGAATTCGACAAGCGCAACGTCAAGGCGATCGCGATTTCGGTCGACGACGCCGCGTCGCATCGCGCGTGGATCGGCGATATCGAAGACACGCAAAAGACCGTGGTTGGTTTTCCGATCATCGCGGACAAGGACAGGACTGTCGCGACGCTGTTCGACATGATCCATCCGAATCAGTCGGGCATGGCGACGGTGCGGGCCGTGTTTATCATCGACCCGCAACGCAAGCTGCGCCTCACGCTCACGTATCCGATGAGTATCGGCCGCAACTTCGACGAGATCTTGCGCGTGATCGACGCGCTGCAGCTCAGCGACGCGCACGGCGTTGCCACGCCGGGCAACTGGCAAGCCGGCGACGACGTGATCATTCCACTGTCGATTCAGGACGAAGAGACGATCCGGCAGCGCTTTCCGAAGGGATATCGGGCCGAGCGCCCGTACCTGCGCTATACGCCGCAACCGGACAAGTAA
- a CDS encoding anti-sigma factor yields the protein MKLDDMLLMAYVDGDLSPIERQEIEKEIAASPEAAERVALFSASRLPYNDAFADQKLPPVPESLTKKIEALARAHAAPTASASATASSDRSANDAHIEHGATMPPSTPVRSRMRIAPAWLAVAFVAGAFCLGAVLRLAPGLNPAQGAFTTASNGPSPWIRAVVDYQKLYSRETVAFGPVDTETSAQTVAQIRQDDKLSLRVPDLSSAGLTFKRVTRLRFQGKPLVQIEYLPPDGPPVALCVMKDMRPDAAVAQATVSDMNVVTWRQDELHYALVGGENRGLDLMAIGKQISGQGVDQLFGKASSASAAHGTLG from the coding sequence ATGAAACTGGACGACATGCTACTCATGGCGTATGTCGACGGTGATCTATCGCCTATCGAGCGCCAGGAAATCGAAAAGGAGATCGCGGCCTCGCCCGAAGCAGCGGAGCGCGTCGCGCTCTTTTCAGCGTCGCGTCTGCCTTACAACGACGCATTCGCCGACCAGAAGTTACCTCCCGTTCCTGAAAGCTTAACGAAAAAAATCGAAGCGCTTGCGCGCGCCCATGCGGCGCCGACGGCTAGCGCTTCTGCAACCGCGTCCTCCGACCGCAGCGCGAACGACGCGCATATCGAACACGGCGCGACCATGCCGCCCTCCACGCCGGTGCGCTCACGAATGCGCATCGCGCCTGCATGGCTGGCGGTGGCGTTCGTCGCAGGCGCGTTCTGTCTCGGCGCGGTGTTGCGTCTCGCCCCGGGTCTCAACCCTGCACAAGGCGCCTTCACCACCGCATCGAACGGCCCTTCGCCGTGGATTCGCGCAGTGGTCGACTATCAGAAGCTTTATTCGCGTGAAACCGTCGCGTTCGGCCCGGTCGATACCGAAACGTCGGCACAAACGGTCGCGCAGATCCGTCAAGACGACAAACTGTCGTTGCGCGTGCCGGACCTCAGCTCCGCGGGGCTCACGTTCAAGCGTGTTACGCGTCTGCGCTTTCAGGGCAAACCGCTTGTGCAGATCGAGTATTTGCCGCCCGATGGTCCGCCGGTCGCGCTATGTGTGATGAAAGATATGCGGCCGGACGCGGCAGTCGCTCAGGCCACGGTGTCCGATATGAATGTCGTCACGTGGCGCCAGGATGAGCTGCATTACGCGCTCGTCGGCGGAGAAAACCGGGGCCTCGATCTGATGGCGATCGGCAAGCAGATCTCCGGACAAGGCGTCGATCAGCTGTTCGGCAAGGCCAGTTCCGCTTCGGCGGCGCATGGCACGCTCGGTTAA
- a CDS encoding RNA polymerase sigma factor, which translates to MTDADLPSLLPGMLPRLWAFALRITGDQHDAEDLVQRACVRALERAHQLRPGTAPLSWMFSIVHSTWINELRARSVRSRSSMQWDDALLETVADPAARSPEDHVMNGQIIDAVSRLPEAQRVVMLLVAVEGLSYSEAAEVLEVPVGTVMSRLSRARQAIGAHFGVREGQKMKNTVKSKGEVS; encoded by the coding sequence ATGACCGACGCAGACTTACCCAGCCTCCTGCCGGGCATGCTGCCGCGCCTGTGGGCGTTCGCGCTGCGCATCACCGGTGACCAGCACGATGCGGAGGATCTTGTACAGCGCGCGTGCGTGCGCGCTCTCGAGCGTGCTCACCAGTTAAGACCCGGCACCGCGCCGCTTAGCTGGATGTTTTCGATTGTGCATTCGACCTGGATCAACGAGTTACGGGCACGCAGCGTGCGCAGCCGTTCCAGCATGCAATGGGACGACGCGCTGCTCGAAACCGTTGCCGATCCGGCCGCACGTTCGCCTGAAGATCATGTGATGAACGGACAGATTATCGATGCTGTCTCACGCTTGCCGGAAGCACAACGCGTCGTTATGCTTTTAGTTGCGGTGGAAGGCCTGAGCTATAGCGAGGCTGCAGAAGTCCTCGAGGTGCCAGTCGGAACGGTCATGAGCCGTTTGTCGCGGGCACGCCAGGCCATAGGTGCGCATTTCGGCGTGCGAGAAGGCCAGAAAATGAAGAATACGGTTAAGAGCAAGGGCGAAGTCTCATGA
- a CDS encoding catalase family peroxidase, which translates to MAKTFDYLNKVLRASQAGWASPSLLLRYAIIVVAIGGISFAYAFSAGWVGWPVHRAPLSATRVVNAFESVTGPHPGFRRNHAKGICVTGRFESNGAGAALSRAHVFAPGVIPVVGRFSVPGTNPTVGDGESRLRSFALRLAVPDGEEWRMAMNSAPIFSVRTPDEFVAELAAHRVDKGTGKPDPARIAAFEEQHPEARAFRDWTRAHPASSGFDNAAYYSVSAFRFVKADGTSHYVRWSMVPEAAYQPVEAMQRRDPDFLAHRLVKTLGSGPLRWHLVLAVAQPGDAINDATRVWPQTSNRERIDAGTLVIDRAEAQIDGPCRNIDFDPLILPAGIEPSADPLLAARSATYMESFYRRMSEEVRYASKR; encoded by the coding sequence ATGGCAAAAACGTTCGACTACCTGAACAAAGTGCTGCGCGCGTCGCAAGCAGGCTGGGCTTCTCCATCGCTTCTGCTGCGTTACGCGATCATCGTCGTTGCGATCGGCGGGATTTCGTTCGCATATGCGTTCTCCGCTGGCTGGGTCGGCTGGCCCGTGCATCGCGCGCCGCTTTCCGCCACGCGCGTCGTCAATGCCTTCGAATCCGTCACCGGTCCGCACCCAGGTTTTCGCCGCAACCACGCTAAAGGCATTTGCGTCACCGGCCGCTTCGAAAGCAACGGCGCGGGCGCCGCACTTTCGCGCGCGCATGTGTTCGCGCCGGGTGTGATTCCCGTTGTAGGGCGCTTTTCCGTGCCGGGCACGAATCCGACCGTAGGCGACGGCGAATCGCGCTTGCGCAGCTTCGCGCTGCGTCTCGCGGTTCCGGACGGCGAAGAGTGGCGCATGGCCATGAACTCGGCGCCGATCTTTTCCGTCAGGACGCCCGATGAGTTTGTTGCGGAACTCGCGGCGCATCGCGTGGACAAAGGAACCGGGAAGCCGGACCCGGCCCGCATTGCCGCGTTCGAAGAGCAGCATCCTGAAGCACGCGCATTTCGTGACTGGACCCGAGCGCATCCGGCTTCGTCGGGCTTCGACAACGCCGCTTACTACAGCGTCAGCGCATTTCGCTTCGTAAAAGCGGATGGCACTTCGCATTACGTGCGCTGGAGCATGGTGCCCGAGGCTGCGTACCAGCCCGTCGAAGCGATGCAACGCCGCGATCCGGATTTTCTCGCGCACCGGCTCGTCAAGACGCTGGGTTCGGGTCCGTTGCGCTGGCATCTGGTGCTCGCGGTCGCACAGCCGGGCGATGCGATCAACGATGCAACCAGGGTCTGGCCGCAAACGAGCAATCGCGAGCGCATCGATGCGGGCACACTGGTGATCGACCGCGCCGAGGCGCAAATCGATGGCCCGTGCCGCAACATCGATTTCGATCCGCTGATTCTGCCGGCCGGTATCGAACCGTCCGCGGATCCGCTGCTGGCGGCGCGATCGGCGACGTATATGGAATCGTTTTACCGGCGCATGTCGGAAGAAGTTCGTTACGCAAGCAAACGTTAG
- the trpC gene encoding indole-3-glycerol phosphate synthase TrpC: MSDVLTKIVAVKREEIAANRQAKPIEVLQREGAAQTVRDFVGALRAKHASGLPAVIAEAKKASPSKGLIRDPFDPAQISASYQQHGAACMSVLTDRNFFQGSAENLTAARNACNLPVLRKDFMVDEYQFHEARAMGADCILLIAAALEPAQMRDFEALAHSLNMAVLVEVHSREELDVALTLKTPLVGINNRNLRTFEVTLDTTISMLSDIPDDRIVVTESSILRHADVERMRDAGVDTFLVGEAFMRAADPGAELARLFFNA, encoded by the coding sequence ATGTCCGATGTTCTGACCAAAATTGTTGCCGTCAAGCGCGAAGAAATCGCAGCGAACCGGCAAGCGAAGCCTATCGAGGTATTGCAGCGTGAAGGCGCCGCGCAAACTGTGCGCGACTTTGTCGGCGCACTGCGCGCCAAACATGCGAGCGGCCTGCCCGCCGTGATCGCGGAAGCGAAAAAAGCGAGCCCGTCCAAAGGCCTGATCCGCGATCCGTTCGACCCCGCGCAAATCTCGGCGTCGTATCAGCAGCATGGCGCGGCCTGCATGTCCGTGCTGACGGACCGCAACTTCTTTCAAGGCTCCGCGGAAAATCTGACCGCCGCGCGCAATGCCTGCAACTTGCCCGTGCTGCGCAAAGACTTCATGGTCGACGAGTACCAGTTTCACGAAGCGCGCGCGATGGGCGCCGACTGCATTCTGTTGATCGCCGCGGCACTCGAACCGGCGCAGATGCGCGACTTCGAAGCGCTCGCGCATTCGCTGAATATGGCCGTGCTCGTCGAGGTGCATTCGCGTGAAGAACTTGATGTCGCGTTGACGCTAAAAACACCTCTGGTCGGCATCAATAACCGCAATCTGCGCACCTTCGAAGTGACGCTCGACACCACGATCAGCATGCTGAGCGACATTCCGGACGACCGCATCGTCGTGACCGAGTCGAGCATTCTGCGCCACGCCGATGTCGAACGGATGCGCGATGCGGGCGTCGACACCTTCCTCGTCGGGGAAGCGTTCATGCGCGCGGCGGATCCGGGCGCCGAACTCGCGCGGCTATTCTTTAACGCGTAA
- a CDS encoding molybdopterin-dependent oxidoreductase, giving the protein MSSSRKPIDKDAGVIRDGAPRDSRAQTLRERIVLADHKPQIERVERRLFLRSSLSLGALAMLSGCNMQDGDSVDKVLWAMSRWNDRVQAWLFDPNRLAPTYSASQITKPFPFNAFYPEYNVPDIDGSDYALEVSGLVADKSDWNLARLRSLPQTSQITRHICIEGWSAIGEWRGVPFRTFLQRIGADTSARYVGFKCADHYYTSLDMATALHPQTQLTLDFGSDPLPPKYGYPLKLRVPTKLGFKNPKHIAAIFVTNDYPGGYWEDQGYNWYSGS; this is encoded by the coding sequence ATGAGTTCTTCGCGCAAACCGATCGACAAAGACGCTGGCGTGATACGCGATGGCGCGCCCCGCGATTCACGTGCGCAAACGCTGCGTGAGCGCATTGTGCTCGCCGATCACAAGCCGCAGATCGAACGCGTCGAACGGCGCCTTTTCCTGCGCTCTTCGCTATCGCTGGGCGCGCTCGCGATGCTGTCCGGCTGCAATATGCAGGACGGCGATTCGGTCGATAAGGTGTTGTGGGCGATGTCGCGCTGGAACGATCGCGTGCAGGCATGGCTCTTCGACCCGAACCGGCTCGCGCCGACCTATTCCGCAAGCCAGATCACGAAGCCGTTTCCGTTCAACGCGTTTTACCCCGAGTACAACGTGCCCGATATCGACGGCTCCGACTACGCACTCGAAGTGTCAGGCCTCGTCGCCGACAAGAGCGACTGGAATCTCGCACGTCTGCGCAGCCTGCCGCAGACCTCGCAGATTACGCGGCATATCTGTATTGAAGGCTGGAGCGCGATCGGCGAATGGCGTGGCGTGCCGTTTCGCACCTTCCTGCAACGCATCGGCGCCGACACGAGCGCTCGCTATGTCGGCTTCAAATGCGCGGATCACTATTACACGAGCCTCGACATGGCCACCGCGCTGCATCCGCAAACCCAGCTCACACTCGACTTCGGCAGCGACCCGCTGCCGCCGAAGTACGGCTACCCGCTCAAGCTGCGTGTACCGACCAAACTGGGCTTCAAGAACCCGAAGCATATCGCGGCGATTTTCGTGACCAACGACTATCCTGGCGGCTATTGGGAAGATCAGGGCTATAACTGGTACAGCGGTTCGTGA
- a CDS encoding cytochrome b/b6 domain-containing protein, translating to MAAKAPKETRDTRATRTQRVVVHSLVVRITHWVNAFAMVCMVMSGWAIYNASPLFPFRFPEWATVGGWLGGSIAWHFAAMWLLVANGIVYLTHGLATRHFRRHFLPVYPRDVLRDFVRAATFRLPHETGVYNAVQRLLYIVVLLLGVLLVASGLSIWKPVQFDWLANFFGGYDFARRVHFAAMAGVVGFVVVHLALVLLVPRTLPSMVTGRARRVVHGGTDA from the coding sequence ATGGCAGCAAAAGCGCCAAAAGAAACACGCGACACGCGCGCCACGCGCACGCAACGCGTCGTCGTGCATTCGCTCGTCGTGCGCATCACGCATTGGGTCAACGCGTTTGCGATGGTCTGCATGGTGATGAGCGGCTGGGCGATCTACAACGCGTCGCCGCTTTTTCCGTTCCGGTTCCCCGAATGGGCAACGGTCGGCGGCTGGCTCGGCGGTTCGATCGCGTGGCATTTCGCCGCGATGTGGCTGCTCGTGGCAAACGGCATCGTTTATCTGACGCACGGCCTCGCGACGCGCCATTTCCGCAGGCATTTCCTGCCGGTCTATCCGCGCGACGTATTGCGCGACTTCGTGCGCGCGGCGACCTTCCGTCTGCCGCATGAAACCGGCGTCTATAACGCGGTGCAGCGGTTGCTCTACATCGTCGTCCTGCTGCTGGGCGTGCTGCTCGTTGCGTCGGGGCTGTCGATCTGGAAACCAGTGCAGTTCGACTGGCTCGCCAACTTCTTCGGCGGCTATGACTTCGCGCGGCGCGTGCATTTTGCCGCGATGGCTGGCGTGGTCGGTTTTGTCGTCGTGCATCTCGCACTCGTGCTGCTGGTTCCGCGCACGCTGCCGTCGATGGTCACCGGCCGCGCGCGCCGCGTCGTTCATGGAGGCACCGACGCATGA
- a CDS encoding DUF5666 domain-containing protein codes for MKLVPGGFMRNIVAPALVAGAFLAAGPAAYAQNAQQPTGVRGTITSFAGNALKVHTRDGKDLDVKVSQNTPIRAVTLAKINEIKPNSYIGTAAIPQANGTLKALEVHVFPESMRGSGDGHRPWDLGPNSSMTNGTVGNVVVSNGRTITVNYKGGEKKIFVPEDVPIVDLEPGDKSLLVPGAKVVLFAHKEADGSLTANFISAGKDGVTPPM; via the coding sequence ATGAAGCTCGTTCCAGGCGGTTTCATGCGCAATATCGTCGCACCGGCGCTCGTGGCCGGCGCGTTTCTCGCCGCAGGCCCGGCTGCCTACGCGCAGAATGCGCAGCAGCCGACCGGCGTGCGCGGCACGATTACGTCGTTTGCAGGCAACGCGCTCAAGGTGCATACGCGCGACGGCAAGGACCTCGACGTAAAGGTCTCGCAAAACACGCCGATCCGCGCGGTCACGCTCGCGAAGATCAACGAGATCAAGCCGAATAGCTACATCGGCACGGCCGCGATTCCGCAGGCGAACGGCACGCTGAAGGCGCTTGAAGTGCACGTGTTCCCGGAAAGCATGCGCGGTAGCGGCGACGGTCACCGTCCGTGGGATCTCGGTCCCAACAGCTCGATGACGAACGGCACGGTCGGCAATGTCGTGGTCAGCAACGGCCGCACGATCACTGTTAATTACAAGGGCGGCGAGAAGAAGATCTTCGTGCCGGAAGACGTGCCTATCGTCGATCTCGAACCGGGCGACAAGTCGCTGCTCGTGCCGGGCGCGAAAGTCGTGCTGTTTGCGCACAAGGAAGCTGACGGTTCGCTGACGGCGAATTTCATTTCCGCAGGCAAGGACGGCGTTACGCCGCCGATGTAA
- a CDS encoding heavy metal response regulator transcription factor: MSILVIEDDPKTGDYLKKGLRESGYAVDLARTGSDGLHMALEQAYDLVVLDVMLPGIDGWEIMRTLRTKRDVPVIFLTARDHVSDRIRGLELGADDYLVKPFSFTELVLRIRTLLRRGVMRESDVFQVADLKLDVLRRKATREGVEIPLTNKEFMLLHLLVRRQGEALSRTQIASEVWDMNFDSDTNVVDVAVKRLRAKIDHPFEKKLIHTVRSIGYTLDDGT, from the coding sequence ATGAGCATTCTCGTGATCGAAGACGATCCGAAGACCGGCGACTATCTGAAGAAAGGGCTGCGCGAAAGCGGCTATGCGGTCGATCTCGCGCGAACCGGCAGCGATGGCCTGCATATGGCGCTCGAACAGGCCTACGACCTGGTGGTGCTCGACGTGATGCTGCCCGGTATCGACGGCTGGGAAATCATGCGGACGCTGCGCACGAAGCGCGACGTGCCGGTCATTTTCCTGACCGCGCGCGACCACGTGAGTGACCGTATTCGCGGGCTCGAACTCGGCGCGGACGATTACCTCGTCAAGCCGTTTTCGTTCACCGAACTGGTGCTGCGTATCCGTACGCTGCTGCGCCGCGGGGTGATGCGCGAGAGCGATGTGTTTCAGGTGGCCGACCTGAAGCTCGACGTGCTGCGCCGGAAGGCGACCCGCGAAGGCGTCGAGATTCCGCTCACGAACAAGGAGTTCATGCTGCTGCACCTGCTCGTGCGCCGCCAGGGCGAGGCGCTATCGCGCACCCAGATCGCATCGGAAGTGTGGGACATGAACTTCGACAGCGATACGAATGTGGTCGATGTGGCGGTCAAGCGGCTGCGCGCGAAGATCGATCACCCGTTCGAAAAGAAGCTGATTCACACGGTGCGCAGCATCGGCTACACGCTCGACGACGGCACATGA
- a CDS encoding heavy metal sensor histidine kinase, whose translation MTLWTTRSLIFRTTVLFALIACTVIAALGAYFYHSQRIALEHRADIALMSRAEHFSRLARQMYTVNELKARPLLFESMLGAEQDVLIFRRPGEPPFIDVNPDHVPVPNLGDSRAHQPGLADITETSLPGGVRVHWTYATTLAREDGEPVTVIAGHPLTSEAHVLAEYRDRIILATLAGALAAILLAHGVLRRGFRPVQEIAMRAAQISPTSLSVRLDSRQAPAELRQLTDAFNAMLDRLAEGYQRLSQFSADLAHEIRTPVNVLIGQTQVTLAQTRDVDEYQQTLESNLEELNRLGHLAENMLFLARADHAALAIAREPVALADELTKIAEYFEGIADERGIRFNVDARGALFADPMLCRRAINNLVVNAVRYGASDTVVRLKGEEDERGSTIVVENDGQIPPDLMARLFDRFYRADAARSRLTESSGLGLAIVKAIMSLHGGSASVSCPAPSVVRFELHFPRA comes from the coding sequence ATGACACTCTGGACGACGCGTTCGCTGATCTTCCGCACGACAGTGCTGTTCGCGCTGATCGCGTGCACGGTGATCGCCGCGCTTGGCGCGTATTTCTATCATTCGCAGCGCATCGCGCTCGAGCATCGCGCCGATATTGCACTGATGAGCCGCGCCGAGCATTTCAGCCGGCTCGCGCGGCAGATGTACACCGTCAACGAATTGAAAGCGCGGCCGCTGCTGTTCGAATCGATGCTCGGCGCCGAGCAGGACGTGCTGATTTTTCGCCGCCCCGGCGAGCCGCCGTTTATCGATGTGAATCCGGACCATGTGCCGGTGCCCAACCTCGGCGACTCCCGCGCGCATCAGCCGGGTCTTGCCGACATCACTGAAACCTCGCTGCCCGGTGGGGTGCGCGTGCACTGGACCTACGCGACGACGCTCGCGCGCGAGGATGGCGAGCCGGTTACCGTCATTGCGGGGCATCCGCTGACGAGCGAGGCGCACGTGCTCGCCGAGTATCGCGACCGGATCATTCTCGCGACGCTGGCCGGCGCACTCGCGGCAATCCTGCTTGCACACGGCGTGTTGCGGCGTGGCTTTCGCCCCGTGCAAGAGATTGCGATGCGTGCCGCGCAGATCAGCCCGACAAGCCTGTCGGTGCGCCTCGATAGCCGCCAGGCGCCGGCCGAACTGCGGCAGCTTACCGATGCGTTCAACGCAATGCTCGATCGCCTTGCCGAAGGCTATCAACGGCTCTCGCAGTTTTCGGCGGACCTCGCGCATGAGATTCGCACGCCGGTCAATGTGCTGATCGGCCAGACCCAGGTGACGCTCGCTCAAACGCGCGACGTCGACGAGTATCAGCAGACGCTCGAATCGAATCTAGAAGAGCTGAACCGGCTCGGCCATCTCGCGGAAAATATGCTGTTTCTCGCGCGCGCCGATCACGCGGCGCTCGCGATCGCGCGCGAACCGGTCGCGCTCGCCGACGAACTCACCAAGATCGCCGAGTACTTCGAAGGAATCGCGGACGAGCGTGGCATACGCTTTAACGTCGATGCGCGCGGCGCACTGTTCGCGGACCCGATGCTGTGCCGGCGCGCGATCAACAATCTCGTCGTCAATGCGGTGCGCTACGGCGCGAGCGATACGGTCGTTCGCCTGAAGGGCGAGGAGGACGAGCGCGGCTCGACGATCGTCGTCGAAAACGATGGGCAGATTCCGCCCGATCTGATGGCGCGTCTGTTCGACCGCTTTTATCGCGCCGATGCGGCGCGCAGCAGGTTGACCGAGTCCAGTGGATTGGGGCTCGCCATTGTCAAAGCCATCATGAGTCTGCATGGCGGCAGTGCATCGGTGTCGTGTCCGGCGCCGAGCGTCGTGCGCTTCGAATTGCATTTTCCACGGGCCTGA